The Bremerella cremea sequence TCACGTGATCTTCTGGTACATTCGTCATGGTCAGTCCTCGGTTCTGGTTGGTTGATGTTGGTAATCAAATCCATACCAGAGCCAGAGCTGGCTCTCAAATTCGCGCAATATTTAGGACGTTATCCCCTGCTCAGGATTTTCATTCTCAGGAAAACTAATTCCAAGTTCGGATACTTCTCGCCGCACAAGACGAATGGCGTTGCATTCAAGGACCTCATCCACCAATTGCTGAATGCTGTAAACTGTCAAGGCAGGTGTAGACGTACCGAAATGCTCATTGCATGCCAGCTCCGTAGGCTGGGTTAGCGACAGCGTAACCCAGCGAAGGCAAACCGGCGACTGCTTGCCGCACCGCCTTGTTGATTTAAACCAAGTGGTGCGGATTGGTTGCCAAGGGAAGATGCCGATTTTCGTTTGCCCCGGATTGATATCGCTGGGTTACGCTGGCGCTAACCCAGTCTACCAGGAACTTTTCGCTCAAAGCTACTTGTTCGCTTCATCCAGCAGCCAGTCTTCTAGGGTTAGTTGTTTGATCGAGGGGGCGCGGAGGAGGTAGGCTCGTTCTCCGATGAGGGCTTCTAACCAGGGGCGGTAGACGAGCGTTGACAGGGTGCGGGTGCTGAGGCTGGCTTGGATTTGGGTTTCGACGTTTTCGGCCAGGCGGCTGTAGGTGGCGGGGACGATGTTTGGTTCCGGCCCGATGTGAATGATGGTTTCGGTGCCGGTACGCAGCGTGTGGTAGACGGCGGACCACAGGTTTTGTGGTTTGTCGACCCACTGGCAAATCAAATCGCGGACGTTCCAATCGGTGTAGCTGCACGCGCCGGTCACCAGCGACAAGACTGGCGGCTGCGGGGCGGTAAAGCCGCTTTGCATGGCGCTCATTTGCAGCGAAGCCCGTGAGTTGATGTTTTCGCGCCAGACGATGGGCGTGTGCATGGGGGGCCACTTGTGCGGATTCTTTTTGACATAGACTCGGTCCGTGATCATCTCGGACAAGCGGGTATGCAGTCGCGAGGTGGTCTCCCCTTCTCCGATGACGATCACCGAGTTGGGAGAAAGAATCGACGAGATACCGATCAGCCCGTTCCCTTCGGCGCTGATCTCTTGGCAAATGCGATTGACCAGCGTGGACGCGAGGGTGGCTTTTCGCGAGAAGACGACGGCCAGGGTGCAGGTCGGGGCCAGCTTGGCGATGTCTTCGGAAAGAGACAACGGAATGGTCAGCGCATCTTCCAGCGTTAGGCAGTCGGCCGCGACCAGGGCGGTTAGTTCCCCCAAGCTATAGCCCATCAGGTACTGCGCGTTGGCAAGCTGAACGCCGAATTCTTCTTGCAAGATGTCGACGTGGGCCATCTCGGCGGCGACGATCAGCGCGATGGCGTCCGAGTAGCTTTCGAGGTCGGTTTCTTCGCGGCGGGTCACGCGGCTAACCAAATCGATCGGACGATGGACGACGTCGGACGCGATCTGGCCGCATTGTTCGAGCCGCCGCAACAAGTAGTTGCCAAATCGCGCGTGATTTAAGAGGTCGCCACAACGTCCTAAATTCGTGACGTTGTAACCACGAAACACAAAAGTCGTGGTTTTCAGCCGCTTGAAAATTTGATCCGCCATGGTTGCCTGTGAAGATCGCTGGGGGGTGCTTTCGCGGTTTCCCCCAAAGGTGCTCGTCATGAAGTTCCGTGCCAACCTACGAGCACGGCATCCCGTTTTGCCTATCGACAATATACAATGCAGGCACGCACTGGGTGTATTGCTTATCAGGACGAAGATGGAAACCAGCCCCCCTAGCCCTCAAAACGATGCTTCGTTACGCGGAAAAATTGCGGCCGTGACCGGTGCTGCCAGCGGTATTGGCCGGGCGGTTGCGTTGCAGCTAGCGGGCCAAGGGGCCTCGTTGTTACTGCATACTCGCAGCAACGACCACGGTTTGCGGGAAACGGCAAACCTGGCCCAGCGCATCGCGCCTCACATCGAAATCAAGCTCGTCCAGGCAGATTTCGTCGAGCCTAGCCAGCAAGACCGCTTCTGCGAAGAAGCTTGGAATTGGCAACAGCGGCTGGACATTTTGGTGAACAACGCCGGGGTCGACGTGCTGACCGGCGCGGCGGCGGAGCTTTCCTTTGAAGAGAAACTGGAACTGGTTTACCGGGTGGATGTCGTGGCGACGATGCGTCTCTCACGCACGCTCGGCGCCCAAATGCGAGGCATACCAGGTGGCTCGATCGTGAACATCGGCTGGGATCAGGCCGCCCACGGCATGGAAGGGGACAGTGGCGAGATGTTCGCGATGTCGAAAGGGGCGATCATGGCGTTTTCGAAAAGCCTGGCACGGTCGCTGGCGCCGGAAGTGCGGGTGAACTGTGTCGCGCCGGGGTGGATTCAAACGGCCTGGGGCGAAAACACGTCGGACTATTGGCATACCCGCGCTGCCCGAGAATCGTTGATCGGAACTTGGGGGCAACCGGCAGACGTGGCGGCGACGATTGGCTTTTTGGTCTCGCCTGCGGCGCGGTTTGTTAACGGCCAGACGATTGCCGTCAACGGTGGCTTCAACCATGGCGGGCAGCCACCGCGAACCGCCAAGGAAACTTGAGGCAGCGATGGCACGCCCGCAAATTCATTTCGTCACCGGGAAGTTGGCCGAAGCATCGCTTCGCAGCATGTTGCTGAATCTGGCCGAACGTGCCGAGTTCGACTACACGGTGCAAGTTCTCAACATCACCGTGGCGGCCCTGATGACTTCTGAATGGATCGCCAAACGGATCGAAGTGCCGCCTGGGACGACCAAGGTGATGGTCACCGGCTATTGTCGCGGCGACTTGCAAGCAATCGAAGCGGTCGCCCAGGTGCCGGTCGAACGCGGCCCGAAAGACTTGCGGCAGTTGCCGGACTGGTTCGATCAACCGACTTTGGCCGACGACTACGGCGCGTACGATGTGGCGATTATCGCCGAGATCAACCACGCCCCGAGTTTCACGCTGGAAGAAATCGTCGCGGAAGCGAAGCAGCTGCGCGAGGCTGGGGCCGATCTGATCGATATCGGCTGCGACCCAGGCAGCGTCTGGCCCCGGGTAAGCGATTGCGTGAAGGCCCTCCGCGATGCGGGGCTGCGGGTTTCGATCGATAGTTTGAACCCGCAAGAGATTGCCCCGGCCGTGAAAGCAGGGGCCGAGTTGGTGCTTTCGGTGAACTCGAGTAATCGTGAGCATGCGGTCGACTGGGGCTGCGAGGTGGTGGTGATACCGGACGAGCCGAAATCGCTGCGTGAATTCGACGAGACGATCAACTTTCTGGCCGCGCGGAACGTGCCGTTTCGGCTCGATCCGATTTTGGAACCGATCTCTTTTGGCTTTACCGAAAGTATCGTGCGGTACTTCGAAACGCGTAGGCGTTACCCCGCCGCCGAGATGATGATGGGGATCGGCAATCTGACCGAACTGACCGACGCCGATTCGTCAGGCATCAACGTGATGCTGCTGGGCGTTTGTCAGGAATTGGGGATCCGCAGCGTGCTGACCACGCAGGTCATTAACTGGGCCCAAACCAGCGTCCGCGAGTGCGACCTCGCGCGGCGGTTGATGCGGTACGCACTGACGCATCGCACGTTGCCAAAGCGAATTGAACCACGCCTGGTGACGCTGCGCGATGCCAAAGTAAGCGCGCCGAGCGAAGAAGAGCTGGCCCGGTTGCCGCACGAGCTGAAGGATCAAAACTACCGCCTATTCGTCGCCCAGCAGATGTTGCACTTGGTGAGCAGCGGGTTGCATTTGGAAGATGTCGACCCGTTCGCGTTGTTCGAAAAGCTGGCCGCGACCAAGCCAAGCAACTTGAGCCCGTCGCATGCGTTCTATCTAGGGTTCGAGCTTTGCAAGGCGATGACCGCGCTGCACCTAGGGAAGCAATATCGCCAGGACGAGGCACTCGATTGGGGTTACCTGACGCACGAAGAAGAATCGCATCGGATTAACCTGCACAAGGATCGACCGTCACGCACGACCAGCGAGGAGTCAGGCAATGAGTGACCAGGCAGGGCAGCAGCCGTACGTGGTGCGGCTTGAACCGAAGTGGACGCCGGAGGTTGCTTTCCGGCAATTGACCGGCCTTGCGCAGTGCATGTGGCTCGATAGTGCCCGGACCGATGAAACGTTGGGGCGGTATTCGTTTTTGATGGCCGATCCGGCCGAGGTCATTCAGGCCGGGCCGCTGCAGGTTGACGAAGCCCTGACGAAGCTGGCCGCGCTGCAGCACGAATTCAAGTTGCCGACCGTGGCAGGCTTGCCACCGTTTCAAGGCGGGGCGGCTGGCTACTTTTCGTACGACTTGAATCGCCACTTCGAGATCGTGCCGGAAACCAAGTTCAACGAGTTTCACTTGCCGCTGCTGTCGTTTGGCGTGTACGACGTGGTGCTGAGTTGGGATCATGTTCTCGGCGAAGGTTGGTTGATCTCAAGCGGTTATCCGGAGGTCGATAGCCACCAGCGGCAAACGCGGGCTAAGCAGCGTGCGGAGAGCTTCTTACAGGTGCTGCAGTCAGGCAGTGGCTCGTGCGCGGCAAGCCCCAGCCGGGTCGTTCCGGCGGAAGAGTTGGCCCCCTGCTTCGCATGCCCCGAGTTGCCAGGCGTGATGAGCAACTTCCCCAAGGATGCTTACCTGGAAGCGGTCGGCAAGTCGGTGGAATACATCCACGCAGGAGACATTTTTCAAGTCAACATCTCGCAGCGTCTGATCATGGAGGCGCGAACGTCTGCGGCGGCGTTGTACGAGAAGCTGCGACGGAAGAACCCGGCCCCGTTCGCCGCGTATTACGATTTTGGCCAGGGGCAAATTGTGTCGGCCTCGCCCGAGCGGTTCATCCAGGTGCGCGACCGGCAGATCGAATCGCGACCGATCAAAGGGACGCGGCGCCGCAGTGGACGGCCTCAGCTTGATATGTACTGGGGTGACGAACTTGTCCGCAGCGAGAAAGACCGCAGCGAGAACGTGATGATCGTCGACTTGCTGCGGAACGACCTGGCGCGCATCTGCGAGGATGACAGTGTCGAGGTGACCAGCTTGTGCGGGCTCGAAACCTACCAAACGGTGCAGCACTTGGTATCGATCATCTTGGGCCGCTTGCGGGAAGAGGTCGACGTCCGCGATTTGCTGCAGGCCATTTTCCCTGGTGGTTCGATCAC is a genomic window containing:
- the pabB gene encoding aminodeoxychorismate synthase component I — protein: MSDQAGQQPYVVRLEPKWTPEVAFRQLTGLAQCMWLDSARTDETLGRYSFLMADPAEVIQAGPLQVDEALTKLAALQHEFKLPTVAGLPPFQGGAAGYFSYDLNRHFEIVPETKFNEFHLPLLSFGVYDVVLSWDHVLGEGWLISSGYPEVDSHQRQTRAKQRAESFLQVLQSGSGSCAASPSRVVPAEELAPCFACPELPGVMSNFPKDAYLEAVGKSVEYIHAGDIFQVNISQRLIMEARTSAAALYEKLRRKNPAPFAAYYDFGQGQIVSASPERFIQVRDRQIESRPIKGTRRRSGRPQLDMYWGDELVRSEKDRSENVMIVDLLRNDLARICEDDSVEVTSLCGLETYQTVQHLVSIILGRLREEVDVRDLLQAIFPGGSITGAPKIRAMEIISELEPTARGPYCGSLGYLGFDGSIDWNILIRTIVAAGGWWQFPVGGGIVADSDPLREYEETWHKALGLLHAVLDE
- a CDS encoding DUF6513 domain-containing protein; its protein translation is MARPQIHFVTGKLAEASLRSMLLNLAERAEFDYTVQVLNITVAALMTSEWIAKRIEVPPGTTKVMVTGYCRGDLQAIEAVAQVPVERGPKDLRQLPDWFDQPTLADDYGAYDVAIIAEINHAPSFTLEEIVAEAKQLREAGADLIDIGCDPGSVWPRVSDCVKALRDAGLRVSIDSLNPQEIAPAVKAGAELVLSVNSSNREHAVDWGCEVVVIPDEPKSLREFDETINFLAARNVPFRLDPILEPISFGFTESIVRYFETRRRYPAAEMMMGIGNLTELTDADSSGINVMLLGVCQELGIRSVLTTQVINWAQTSVRECDLARRLMRYALTHRTLPKRIEPRLVTLRDAKVSAPSEEELARLPHELKDQNYRLFVAQQMLHLVSSGLHLEDVDPFALFEKLAATKPSNLSPSHAFYLGFELCKAMTALHLGKQYRQDEALDWGYLTHEEESHRINLHKDRPSRTTSEESGNE
- a CDS encoding SDR family NAD(P)-dependent oxidoreductase — translated: METSPPSPQNDASLRGKIAAVTGAASGIGRAVALQLAGQGASLLLHTRSNDHGLRETANLAQRIAPHIEIKLVQADFVEPSQQDRFCEEAWNWQQRLDILVNNAGVDVLTGAAAELSFEEKLELVYRVDVVATMRLSRTLGAQMRGIPGGSIVNIGWDQAAHGMEGDSGEMFAMSKGAIMAFSKSLARSLAPEVRVNCVAPGWIQTAWGENTSDYWHTRAARESLIGTWGQPADVAATIGFLVSPAARFVNGQTIAVNGGFNHGGQPPRTAKET